The Desulfovibrio sp. JC022 genome window below encodes:
- a CDS encoding response regulator, producing the protein MTQEHLLIVEDEQDIAEILHDYLVREGYRVTVKHQGDGVVDFVKNNRLSVILLDIMIPGMDGKTICREVRTFSDIPILMITAKVEEIDRLIGFELGADDYICKPFSPREIVARVKAILRRIPDTSSSAGFESKKEKHLSAGPFELDKACRVASIKGVELQLTPSEFGILAVLMKRPGRVFSREQLIEITQGYTHEGYSRTIDFHIKNLRKKIAEQLPKQKIIQASYGAGYKLVLPK; encoded by the coding sequence ATGACTCAAGAACATTTACTGATTGTTGAAGATGAACAGGATATTGCCGAAATTCTGCATGACTACCTTGTCCGGGAAGGATATCGGGTTACTGTAAAACATCAGGGCGATGGAGTTGTTGATTTTGTGAAGAACAACAGACTATCCGTGATCCTGCTCGATATCATGATCCCCGGAATGGATGGGAAAACCATTTGCCGGGAAGTCAGGACTTTTTCCGACATACCGATCCTGATGATAACGGCAAAAGTTGAGGAGATTGACCGACTCATCGGTTTCGAACTGGGAGCGGATGATTATATATGCAAGCCGTTCAGCCCAAGGGAAATTGTCGCCAGAGTTAAAGCCATTTTGCGCAGAATCCCAGACACATCTTCCAGTGCAGGGTTTGAATCAAAGAAAGAAAAGCACCTGTCCGCCGGACCGTTCGAACTTGATAAAGCGTGCCGAGTTGCATCGATCAAGGGCGTGGAACTGCAACTGACTCCCAGTGAATTTGGAATCCTTGCCGTCCTCATGAAACGTCCGGGAAGAGTTTTCAGCAGAGAACAATTGATTGAAATCACCCAAGGCTACACTCACGAAGGCTATTCCCGGACCATAGATTTTCACATCAAGAATCTGCGCAAAAAAATTGCGGAACAATTGCCGAAACAAAAAATAATTCAGGCCTCATACGGTGCCGGCTACAAGCTGGTTCTCCCAAAGTAG